The Micromonospora sp. WMMD961 genome has a segment encoding these proteins:
- a CDS encoding thioredoxin domain-containing protein, translating into MNRLVDATSPYLLQHADNPVDWWPWSDEAFAEAKRRDVPVLISVGYAACHWCHVMAHESFENEQVGALMNDNFVSIKVDREERPDVDAIYMTATQAMTGQGGWPMTVFATPDGTPFFCGTYFPRPNFVQLLQSVTTAWREQRDAVVRQGAAVVEAIGGAQAVGGPTAPLDAPLLDAAAGQLASEYDATNGGFGGAPKFPPHMNLLFLLRHHQRTGDPQSLEISRHTAEAMARGGIYDQLAGGFARYSVDAHWTVPHFEKMLYDNALLLRLYTQLWRLTGDPLARRVARDTARFLADELHRPGEGFASALDADTEGVEGLTYAWTPAQLVEALGEEDGRWAADLFTVTDDGTFALHSASAPQGGTPDGKKGVEKGMSVLRLARDVDDAAPEVRARWQRVVGALLAARDTRPQPARDDKVVAAWNGLAITAIAEFQQVAALYASPQDEDANLMDGVTIVADGAMRDAAEHLATVHLVDGRLRRVSRDGKVGEPAGVLEDYGSVAEAFCALHQLTGEGRWLTLAGELLDTALAHFAAPGGAFYDTADDAERLVARPADPTDNATPSGRSALIAGLVAYSALTGETRYREAAEAALATVAPIVGRHPRFTGYAALTGEALLSGPYEIAVATEDPAGDPLVAAARRHAPPGAVVVAGHPDQPGVPLLADRPLVDGRSAAYVCRGFVCRRPVTSVEELVAELAGAGSSR; encoded by the coding sequence GTGAACCGACTCGTCGACGCCACCAGCCCGTACCTGCTCCAGCACGCCGACAACCCGGTGGACTGGTGGCCGTGGTCCGACGAGGCGTTCGCCGAGGCGAAACGGCGCGACGTCCCGGTGCTCATCTCGGTGGGTTACGCGGCCTGTCACTGGTGTCACGTGATGGCCCACGAGTCGTTCGAGAACGAGCAGGTCGGGGCCTTGATGAACGACAACTTCGTGTCGATCAAGGTGGATCGTGAGGAGCGTCCGGACGTGGACGCGATCTACATGACCGCGACCCAGGCGATGACCGGCCAGGGCGGCTGGCCGATGACCGTCTTCGCCACCCCGGACGGCACCCCGTTCTTCTGCGGCACCTACTTCCCGCGCCCCAACTTCGTCCAGCTGCTCCAGTCGGTCACCACCGCCTGGCGGGAGCAGCGCGACGCGGTGGTGCGCCAGGGCGCCGCGGTGGTCGAGGCGATCGGCGGCGCGCAGGCCGTGGGCGGCCCCACCGCCCCACTGGACGCGCCGCTGCTCGACGCCGCGGCCGGCCAACTGGCCAGCGAGTACGACGCGACGAACGGCGGCTTCGGGGGCGCCCCGAAGTTCCCGCCGCACATGAACCTGCTCTTCCTGCTGCGCCACCATCAGCGCACCGGTGACCCGCAGAGCTTGGAGATCAGCCGGCACACCGCCGAGGCGATGGCCCGTGGCGGCATCTACGACCAGCTCGCCGGCGGCTTCGCCCGGTACTCGGTGGACGCGCACTGGACGGTGCCGCACTTCGAGAAGATGCTCTACGACAACGCGCTCCTGCTGCGTCTCTACACCCAGCTGTGGCGGCTCACCGGTGACCCGCTGGCCCGCCGGGTCGCCCGGGACACCGCCCGGTTCCTCGCCGACGAGCTGCACCGACCGGGCGAGGGTTTCGCCTCCGCGTTGGACGCCGACACCGAGGGCGTGGAGGGCCTCACCTACGCCTGGACGCCCGCGCAGCTCGTCGAGGCGTTGGGCGAGGAGGACGGCCGGTGGGCCGCCGACCTGTTCACGGTGACCGATGACGGCACCTTCGCCCTTCATTCCGCCTCCGCGCCGCAAGGCGGCACTCCGGACGGAAAGAAGGGCGTCGAGAAGGGCATGAGCGTGCTGCGGCTCGCCCGGGACGTGGACGATGCCGCGCCCGAGGTGCGAGCCCGCTGGCAGCGGGTGGTCGGCGCGCTGCTCGCGGCTCGCGACACCCGCCCGCAGCCGGCCCGCGACGACAAGGTGGTGGCCGCCTGGAACGGGCTGGCGATCACCGCCATCGCCGAGTTCCAGCAGGTCGCCGCCCTGTACGCGTCTCCGCAGGACGAGGACGCCAACCTGATGGACGGTGTGACGATCGTCGCCGACGGGGCGATGCGCGACGCCGCCGAGCACCTGGCCACCGTGCACCTGGTGGACGGCCGGCTGCGCCGGGTCTCCCGGGACGGCAAGGTCGGGGAGCCGGCCGGGGTCCTGGAGGACTACGGCAGTGTGGCCGAGGCCTTCTGCGCGCTGCACCAGCTCACCGGTGAGGGGCGCTGGCTGACGCTGGCCGGCGAACTGCTGGACACCGCGTTGGCGCACTTCGCCGCACCCGGTGGCGCCTTCTACGACACCGCCGACGACGCGGAACGGCTGGTCGCCCGGCCCGCCGACCCGACCGACAACGCCACCCCGTCCGGCCGGTCGGCGTTGATCGCCGGGTTGGTCGCGTACTCGGCGCTGACCGGGGAGACCCGCTACCGGGAGGCCGCCGAGGCGGCGCTCGCCACTGTCGCGCCGATCGTCGGGAGGCACCCCCGGTTCACCGGATACGCGGCCCTGACCGGCGAGGCGTTGCTCTCCGGGCCGTACGAGATCGCCGTCGCGACCGAGGATCCGGCGGGCGACCCGCTGGTGGCCGCGGCCCGTCGGCACGCCCCGCCCGGGGCGGTGGTGGTCGCCGGACACCCGGACCAGCCCGGAGTGCCGCTGCTGGCCGACCGTCCGCTGGTCGACGGTCGGTCCGCCGCGTACGTCTGCCGGGGTTTCGTCTGCCGGCGGCCGGTGACCTCGGTCGAGGAGCTGGTCGCCGAGCTGGCCGGCGCCGGTAGCAGCCGGTAG
- a CDS encoding 5-(carboxyamino)imidazole ribonucleotide synthase: MDSRTGLPVVGMVGGGQLARMTHQAAIALGQSLRVLATAPDDGAALVAADVQYGDHTDLAALRTFAKGCDVVTFDHEHVPSEHIRTLAAEGVTLYPPADALLHAQDKQVMRERLTELGAPNPVWRPVGEPADLVDFGEQIGWPVVLKAARGGYDGRGVWMVDDAAQAAELAATLLAGGTRLIVEERVPLRRELAVQVARSPFGQVAAYPVVETVQRDGINVEVLAPAPDLDEALAVSAQQLAIDLATALGVVGLLAVELFEVRDDTGRPAIVVNELAMRPHNSGHWTIEGARTSQFEQHVRAVLDYPMGDTALTAPVVVSANVLGGEPGGMSIDERLHHLFAAEPGAKVHLYGKQVRPGRKIGHVTVLGDDLEDLRARAARAARWLREGHE; this comes from the coding sequence ATGGATTCCCGTACCGGTCTGCCTGTTGTCGGCATGGTGGGTGGCGGCCAGTTGGCCCGGATGACCCACCAGGCCGCGATCGCCCTCGGCCAGTCACTGCGTGTGCTCGCGACCGCCCCCGACGACGGCGCGGCTCTCGTCGCAGCCGACGTCCAGTACGGCGACCACACCGACCTGGCCGCCCTGCGTACCTTCGCCAAGGGCTGCGACGTCGTCACCTTCGACCACGAGCATGTGCCCTCCGAGCACATCCGCACGCTGGCGGCGGAAGGGGTGACCCTCTACCCGCCCGCGGACGCGCTGCTGCACGCCCAGGACAAGCAGGTGATGCGGGAACGCCTCACCGAGCTGGGTGCGCCCAATCCGGTGTGGCGGCCGGTCGGCGAGCCCGCCGACCTGGTCGACTTCGGCGAGCAGATCGGCTGGCCGGTGGTGCTCAAGGCGGCGCGCGGCGGCTACGACGGCCGGGGCGTCTGGATGGTCGACGACGCCGCCCAGGCCGCCGAGCTGGCCGCCACGCTGCTGGCCGGCGGCACCCGGCTGATCGTCGAGGAGCGGGTGCCGTTGCGCCGCGAGTTGGCCGTGCAGGTGGCCCGGTCGCCGTTCGGTCAGGTGGCCGCGTACCCGGTGGTCGAGACCGTGCAGCGCGACGGCATCAACGTGGAGGTGCTGGCCCCGGCACCCGACCTGGACGAGGCACTGGCGGTCTCCGCCCAGCAGCTCGCCATCGACCTGGCCACCGCCCTCGGGGTGGTCGGCCTGCTGGCCGTGGAGCTGTTCGAGGTGCGTGACGACACCGGCCGTCCCGCCATCGTCGTCAACGAGCTGGCGATGCGCCCGCACAACTCCGGGCACTGGACCATCGAGGGGGCCCGGACCTCCCAGTTCGAGCAGCACGTGCGGGCGGTGTTGGACTACCCGATGGGCGACACGGCGCTGACCGCGCCGGTGGTGGTGTCGGCGAACGTGCTCGGCGGCGAGCCCGGCGGGATGTCGATCGACGAGCGGTTGCACCACCTCTTCGCCGCCGAGCCGGGCGCCAAGGTGCACCTCTACGGCAAGCAGGTCCGACCCGGCCGCAAGATCGGGCACGTCACGGTGCTCGGTGACGACCTGGAAGACCTTCGGGCCCGGGCGGCCCGGGCCGCGCGCTGGCTGCGCGAGGGCCACGAGTGA
- the purE gene encoding 5-(carboxyamino)imidazole ribonucleotide mutase yields the protein MSTVGLIMGSDSDWPTMRAAAEVLDDFGVSYEVRVVSAHRTPVAMIEYGRDAADRGLKVIIAGAGGAAALPGMVASVTPLPVIGVPVPLKHLDGMDSLLSIVQMPAGVPVATVSIGNARNAGLLAVRILGASDEELRVKMATYQRELEKLVASKEAALHQTLR from the coding sequence GTGAGCACCGTCGGGCTGATCATGGGCAGCGATTCGGACTGGCCGACCATGCGGGCCGCCGCCGAGGTGCTCGACGACTTCGGCGTGTCGTACGAGGTGCGGGTGGTCTCGGCGCACCGGACGCCGGTCGCGATGATCGAGTACGGGCGGGACGCCGCCGACCGTGGTCTCAAGGTGATCATCGCCGGGGCCGGCGGTGCCGCCGCGCTGCCGGGCATGGTGGCCTCGGTGACGCCACTGCCGGTGATCGGCGTGCCGGTGCCGCTGAAGCACCTCGACGGCATGGACTCGCTGCTGTCCATCGTGCAGATGCCCGCCGGGGTTCCGGTCGCCACCGTGTCGATCGGCAACGCCCGCAACGCCGGCCTGCTCGCCGTACGGATCCTCGGCGCTTCCGACGAGGAGCTGCGCGTCAAGATGGCGACCTACCAGCGAGAGCTGGAGAAGCTGGTGGCGAGCAAGGAAGCCGCCCTCCACCAAACCCTCCGCTAA
- a CDS encoding permease, which translates to MATFQCSSCGREIKPAVRCPHCGADQPQWVEHLADIERSIAEMKARDAAIAREQRQIAAKMQAALFQRDILAHAGEERVKQATRPRRVLRRRAGRRPPTATTGAPPRVPRQNTPLTPEDPPPPRATWLGPDDPEHPPEASSREVQNIPLGLGALLLGVAAVVFAAVATSSMDAVARLGILLLATALMLLAPPVLARRGLTSTAETIAAVGLLLVPLAGNALWAVDRIGTGGVSATVFSGVIFAVTVAVAFAYAGWTGLRAPRFATVLAAQPVLPLLAYDRITGPGGWALVLALVALVDLWLARSGVVMERPARPDLPPPGTSSTPRQRSAESRPEGDPEEAAELIDAGAGSADARPARPVPGLRELTWLLHAMAVAVALAYAVTALLRAQTVPTATGAGTVLLLAAAVGLAGALVLRRPPLPDVAAGIVTLAVIGALSRIVSVALPGRALLLIALVITVTGLAVRAVPETARRGPQIASAVALTVSGLVVAGGALRAGVAPVRAALPAWGADLSRYPGELAAAVGPTTWQLAGAAFLLTIAAVLALPPEIRREFAVAGAALTALAVPASLGLGWAAAPWPMVVASIGIGVIGLSARTDRAAVAHAVGAAVVGIFGAGASLTRPTLTAAVLLTLFVAGTLVALAPRIRIASAASDTVTAWAAGGAAFALPGAVAAFVTATMPSDPTPTPASLREVTVPVLAASFLAVCVTLGYAAVVQVSQRRIPAPLSVGTGLGALLVTAAAFGAPGATVADAWVGALLLVAAVLLFLAPSIDAGRRADLTLDGSDLAAAAVTTALIATLVRIGAVLAPGGQLAVAAALVLVVAVGARSMPEEWRRGPILGLAVGGLLIGVLAGWSAVRGGVGVLATPGPIWEGDLSGWPAAPVGGASWQAPVALALLALAAGILLPRPWRWDVSGVAAVLATIGAPAAFDLAWWSPVLVGGMVATVYGIAAVATEEARAGLSRATVAGVVALHAAGAGLVRPWTTALALGSIALIGVVVATLARVLAGPQVADIDTEGMPPHLAQIGGAAIGAALLALPGSVAALAAEFEHSAQVVLTAALAASSLGLAAVAAVRRQVPQYLPWVSVAVVGGATISALAAIPTGLAAGVYAAAAALLGVLAELIRAATVPPTNAAQPVRRWAVRLDGALRRLPDDPERRRWRVNPAAGALAAAALPTALALASIAPALVTALVEPHRTLTRIWQGPPPELLTPPPDVVNPTHVLTALLLTATAALAATGFSGGRRSRAVPVVLPGAAVTLLIAPIALGQGWPASTVAALAVFTIAMLGLALTPPPPLVERARSLRLARVLVFAIGLAGGSAGLAGSLADRQMTLLTLGSAVGVGAVAALFGTTQRARILGWLFASLMAQLFVLTAGLVAGLAAVWSAFGVLAVGAVLQVLAATLPRLRRPEAQREASTVEWTGYAAALIALALAFDSPRHIAALLAAWGAVLGVAATRPGRRPVERRILFWAVVVCEITAWWILMRVADVALPEAYTLPFAALALLVGVLELRHRPDLSSWVAYGPALVTAFVPTLAIVLATESSTLRQMLLLLGAVAVLIFGSSTRQQAPVIVGASVTAITAIHALVSLGPWLALIPVGILLLVLGASNERRRRAQERLQTALRGMR; encoded by the coding sequence GTGGCGACCTTTCAATGCTCCTCGTGCGGCCGGGAGATCAAGCCGGCCGTCCGATGCCCGCACTGTGGGGCTGACCAGCCACAGTGGGTCGAGCACCTCGCGGACATCGAGCGTTCGATCGCGGAGATGAAGGCACGCGACGCCGCCATCGCCCGGGAGCAACGGCAGATCGCCGCCAAGATGCAGGCCGCGCTCTTCCAGCGGGACATCCTCGCCCACGCCGGCGAGGAGCGGGTCAAGCAGGCCACCCGACCCCGTCGGGTGCTGCGCCGCCGCGCCGGCCGGCGGCCACCGACCGCCACCACCGGAGCACCGCCCCGAGTGCCGCGCCAGAACACCCCGCTCACCCCGGAGGACCCGCCCCCACCCCGGGCGACCTGGCTGGGCCCGGACGACCCGGAGCACCCGCCGGAGGCCTCGTCGCGCGAGGTGCAGAACATCCCCCTCGGGCTGGGCGCGTTGCTGCTCGGGGTGGCCGCGGTGGTCTTCGCCGCGGTGGCGACCAGCTCGATGGACGCGGTGGCCCGGCTCGGCATCCTGCTCCTGGCCACCGCGCTGATGCTGCTCGCCCCGCCGGTGCTGGCCCGGCGCGGGCTCACCTCGACCGCCGAGACCATCGCCGCCGTCGGCCTCCTCCTGGTGCCGCTTGCCGGTAACGCACTCTGGGCGGTGGACCGGATCGGCACCGGCGGCGTCTCCGCCACGGTCTTCAGCGGGGTGATCTTCGCAGTCACGGTGGCCGTCGCATTCGCGTACGCCGGTTGGACCGGCCTGCGCGCACCCCGCTTCGCCACCGTGCTCGCCGCGCAGCCGGTGCTGCCGCTGCTCGCGTACGACCGGATCACCGGCCCGGGAGGCTGGGCGCTGGTGCTGGCCCTGGTCGCCCTCGTCGACCTCTGGCTGGCCCGCTCCGGCGTGGTCATGGAACGCCCCGCCCGGCCGGACCTGCCCCCGCCGGGCACCTCGTCGACGCCTCGCCAACGCAGTGCCGAGAGCCGGCCGGAGGGCGACCCGGAGGAGGCCGCCGAGCTGATCGACGCCGGAGCGGGTTCCGCCGACGCGCGGCCGGCCCGACCGGTGCCCGGGCTGCGCGAGCTGACCTGGTTGCTGCACGCGATGGCGGTCGCCGTGGCCCTGGCGTACGCGGTCACCGCCCTGCTGCGGGCGCAGACCGTGCCGACGGCGACCGGCGCTGGGACGGTGCTGCTGCTGGCCGCCGCGGTCGGGCTGGCCGGCGCGCTGGTGCTGCGTCGACCGCCGCTGCCCGACGTCGCGGCCGGCATCGTCACCCTGGCCGTGATCGGTGCGCTCAGCCGAATCGTCTCGGTGGCGCTGCCCGGCCGGGCGCTGCTGCTGATCGCGCTGGTCATCACGGTGACCGGGCTGGCGGTCCGTGCGGTCCCCGAGACCGCCCGCCGTGGTCCGCAGATCGCCTCGGCGGTGGCGCTGACCGTCAGCGGTCTGGTGGTCGCCGGAGGCGCACTACGGGCCGGGGTCGCGCCGGTCCGGGCGGCGCTGCCCGCCTGGGGCGCCGACCTCAGCCGCTACCCCGGGGAGCTGGCAGCGGCGGTCGGTCCGACCACCTGGCAGCTCGCGGGCGCCGCGTTCCTGCTCACCATCGCGGCGGTGCTGGCACTGCCCCCGGAGATCCGCCGCGAGTTCGCGGTCGCCGGCGCGGCGCTGACCGCGCTCGCCGTCCCGGCCTCGTTGGGTCTCGGTTGGGCGGCGGCACCCTGGCCGATGGTGGTCGCCTCGATCGGCATCGGCGTCATCGGGCTCTCCGCCCGCACCGACCGAGCGGCGGTGGCGCACGCCGTCGGTGCGGCGGTGGTGGGCATCTTCGGCGCCGGCGCCAGCCTCACCCGCCCCACGCTCACCGCTGCGGTCCTGCTCACCCTGTTCGTGGCCGGCACGCTGGTCGCGTTGGCGCCCCGGATCCGGATCGCCTCGGCCGCCTCCGACACGGTCACCGCCTGGGCCGCCGGAGGCGCCGCGTTCGCGCTGCCCGGGGCGGTGGCCGCGTTCGTGACCGCCACCATGCCCAGTGATCCGACCCCCACCCCGGCGAGTCTCCGGGAGGTGACCGTCCCGGTCCTGGCGGCCAGCTTCCTGGCGGTCTGTGTGACCCTCGGCTACGCCGCCGTCGTGCAGGTCTCCCAGCGCCGCATCCCCGCGCCGCTGTCGGTCGGCACCGGGCTGGGCGCGCTGCTGGTCACCGCCGCCGCGTTCGGCGCGCCCGGTGCCACCGTCGCCGACGCCTGGGTCGGAGCACTCCTGCTGGTCGCGGCGGTGCTGCTCTTCCTGGCCCCCTCCATCGACGCCGGCCGCCGCGCCGATCTCACCCTCGACGGATCCGACCTGGCCGCCGCCGCGGTCACCACCGCCCTGATCGCCACGCTGGTGCGGATCGGGGCGGTGCTCGCACCGGGCGGGCAGTTGGCGGTGGCCGCCGCCCTGGTCCTGGTGGTCGCGGTGGGCGCACGGAGCATGCCGGAGGAGTGGCGACGCGGGCCGATCCTCGGCCTCGCCGTCGGTGGTCTCCTCATCGGCGTCCTCGCCGGGTGGTCCGCGGTGCGCGGCGGGGTCGGCGTGCTCGCCACCCCCGGCCCGATCTGGGAGGGCGACCTGAGCGGCTGGCCCGCCGCGCCGGTCGGCGGCGCCAGCTGGCAGGCACCTGTCGCGTTGGCGCTGTTGGCCCTCGCCGCCGGCATCCTGCTCCCGCGGCCCTGGCGGTGGGACGTGTCCGGGGTGGCGGCGGTGCTCGCCACGATCGGCGCGCCCGCCGCGTTCGACCTGGCCTGGTGGTCGCCGGTCCTGGTCGGCGGAATGGTCGCCACCGTGTACGGGATCGCCGCGGTCGCCACCGAGGAGGCCCGTGCCGGGCTGTCCCGGGCCACCGTGGCCGGAGTGGTCGCGTTGCACGCCGCCGGAGCCGGCCTGGTCCGCCCGTGGACCACGGCGCTGGCCCTGGGCAGCATCGCGCTCATCGGCGTGGTGGTGGCCACGCTGGCCCGCGTCCTGGCCGGCCCGCAGGTGGCCGACATCGACACCGAGGGGATGCCACCGCACCTGGCGCAGATCGGTGGCGCGGCGATCGGCGCCGCCCTGCTGGCCCTCCCCGGCTCGGTGGCGGCGCTGGCCGCCGAATTCGAACACTCGGCGCAGGTGGTGCTGACCGCCGCGCTGGCCGCGTCCAGCCTCGGCCTGGCCGCCGTGGCCGCGGTCCGCCGGCAGGTGCCCCAATATCTGCCCTGGGTCAGCGTGGCGGTGGTCGGCGGGGCCACCATCAGCGCCCTCGCCGCCATCCCCACCGGCCTCGCCGCAGGGGTCTACGCGGCCGCTGCGGCCCTGCTCGGCGTGCTGGCCGAGCTGATCCGCGCGGCGACCGTGCCGCCCACCAACGCCGCCCAGCCGGTTCGGCGTTGGGCGGTACGGCTCGACGGCGCCCTACGGCGACTGCCGGACGACCCGGAGCGGCGACGGTGGCGGGTCAACCCCGCCGCCGGTGCGCTGGCCGCGGCGGCCCTCCCGACCGCCCTGGCACTGGCCTCGATCGCCCCCGCGCTGGTCACCGCGCTGGTCGAGCCGCACCGCACACTGACCCGGATCTGGCAGGGCCCACCGCCGGAGCTGCTCACCCCACCGCCGGACGTGGTCAACCCGACCCACGTGCTGACGGCACTGCTGCTCACCGCGACCGCCGCGCTGGCCGCGACCGGGTTCAGCGGCGGGCGACGGTCCCGGGCCGTGCCGGTGGTGCTGCCCGGGGCGGCCGTCACGCTGCTGATCGCACCCATCGCGCTGGGCCAGGGTTGGCCCGCCAGCACCGTCGCCGCGCTCGCCGTCTTCACCATCGCGATGCTCGGTCTCGCGCTGACCCCACCGCCGCCGCTGGTCGAGCGGGCTCGCTCGCTGCGGCTGGCCCGGGTGTTGGTGTTCGCCATCGGGCTGGCCGGCGGCAGCGCCGGACTCGCCGGCAGCCTGGCCGACCGGCAGATGACCCTGTTGACGCTCGGTAGCGCGGTCGGGGTAGGCGCGGTGGCGGCGCTGTTCGGCACCACCCAGCGGGCGCGCATCCTCGGCTGGCTCTTCGCCTCACTCATGGCGCAGCTCTTCGTGCTCACCGCCGGCCTGGTCGCCGGGCTGGCCGCGGTCTGGTCCGCGTTCGGTGTGCTCGCGGTCGGGGCGGTCCTGCAGGTGCTCGCCGCGACCCTGCCCCGGCTGCGCCGCCCCGAGGCGCAGCGCGAAGCCTCGACCGTGGAGTGGACCGGGTACGCTGCGGCGCTCATCGCCCTGGCCCTCGCCTTCGACTCGCCCCGGCACATCGCCGCACTGCTGGCCGCCTGGGGCGCGGTCCTCGGGGTGGCGGCGACCCGGCCCGGTCGCCGCCCGGTGGAACGCCGGATCCTGTTCTGGGCGGTGGTGGTCTGCGAGATCACCGCCTGGTGGATCCTGATGCGGGTCGCCGACGTCGCGCTGCCCGAGGCGTACACGCTGCCGTTCGCCGCGCTGGCCCTCCTCGTCGGAGTCCTCGAACTGCGGCACCGCCCAGACCTGAGCAGCTGGGTGGCGTACGGGCCGGCGCTGGTCACCGCCTTCGTCCCGACCCTGGCGATCGTCCTGGCCACCGAGTCCAGCACGCTGCGGCAGATGCTGTTGCTGCTCGGCGCGGTCGCGGTGCTGATCTTCGGCTCGTCCACCCGGCAGCAGGCCCCGGTGATCGTCGGCGCGTCGGTCACCGCGATCACCGCGATCCACGCACTGGTCAGCCTCGGCCCGTGGCTCGCGCTCATCCCGGTCGGCATCCTGCTGCTCGTACTCGGGGCGAGCAACGAGCGCCGCCGCCGCGCGCAGGAACGCCTCCAGACCGCCCTCCGCGGAATGAGATGA
- a CDS encoding UDP-glucose/GDP-mannose dehydrogenase family protein, whose product MTIPYPTIQPTPAIAAVTPPSGAPRPRVTFLGTGYLGATYAICYAELGYDVLGFDVDADKIAMLNAGQVPIHEPGLDELLRRNLAAGRLRFSTDIAETAEFGDVHFICVGTPQRADGMGADLSYVEASVTSLAQHLTRKALIVGKSTVPVGTAEWVEQLVGKHTPDDLGVEVAWSPEFLQEGFAVDDVLRPNRIVVGVKSEWANGMLYAAHKGVFDLAATEDREVPLVVTDFATAELVKVAANAFLATKISFINAMAEVCEASGGDVTQLARAIGYDPRIGNRFLQAGLGFGGACLPKDIRAFQARAQELGAGEALRFLHEVDLINLRRRTRVLNLAADLLGRRSGPAGPDFSGTRIAVLGATFKPNTDDVRDAPALAVAALLHKAGADVHVYDPQGTDNARRAVPELTYETGINEAVTGADLVCVLTEWADFRNADPVALGELVNGRKVVDGRNCLDSALWTQAGWEYRGMGRP is encoded by the coding sequence GTGACGATCCCCTACCCCACCATCCAGCCGACCCCCGCCATCGCCGCGGTGACACCGCCCTCGGGCGCACCTCGGCCGCGGGTGACGTTCCTGGGGACCGGCTACCTCGGTGCGACGTACGCCATCTGCTACGCCGAGCTGGGTTACGACGTGCTCGGTTTCGACGTCGACGCGGACAAGATCGCAATGCTGAACGCCGGTCAGGTGCCGATCCACGAGCCCGGCCTCGACGAGTTGCTCCGGCGCAACCTGGCTGCCGGACGCCTCCGGTTCAGCACCGACATCGCCGAGACCGCCGAGTTCGGTGACGTGCACTTCATCTGCGTCGGCACCCCCCAGCGGGCCGACGGAATGGGCGCCGACCTGTCGTACGTCGAGGCGTCGGTCACCAGCCTCGCGCAGCACCTCACCCGCAAGGCACTGATCGTCGGCAAGTCGACCGTGCCGGTGGGCACGGCCGAGTGGGTGGAGCAACTCGTCGGCAAGCACACCCCCGACGACCTCGGCGTCGAGGTGGCGTGGAGCCCGGAGTTCCTCCAGGAGGGCTTCGCCGTCGACGACGTCCTGCGCCCCAACCGGATCGTCGTGGGCGTGAAGAGCGAGTGGGCCAACGGCATGCTCTACGCCGCGCACAAGGGCGTGTTCGACCTGGCCGCCACCGAGGACCGCGAGGTGCCCCTGGTGGTCACCGACTTCGCCACCGCCGAGCTGGTCAAGGTCGCCGCGAACGCCTTCCTGGCCACCAAGATCTCCTTCATCAACGCCATGGCCGAGGTCTGCGAGGCCTCCGGCGGCGACGTCACCCAACTGGCCCGCGCGATCGGCTACGACCCGCGCATCGGCAACCGGTTCCTCCAGGCCGGCCTCGGCTTCGGCGGCGCCTGCCTGCCCAAGGACATCCGGGCGTTCCAGGCCCGAGCCCAGGAGTTGGGCGCCGGCGAGGCGCTGCGCTTCCTGCACGAGGTCGACCTGATCAACCTGCGCCGTCGTACCCGGGTGCTCAACCTCGCCGCGGACCTGCTCGGCCGCCGCTCCGGTCCGGCCGGCCCGGACTTCTCCGGCACCCGGATCGCCGTGCTCGGCGCCACCTTCAAGCCCAACACCGACGACGTCCGCGACGCCCCGGCGCTCGCCGTCGCCGCGCTGCTGCACAAGGCCGGCGCCGACGTGCACGTGTACGACCCGCAGGGCACCGACAACGCGCGTCGCGCGGTCCCCGAGCTGACCTACGAGACCGGCATCAACGAGGCGGTCACCGGCGCCGACCTGGTCTGCGTCCTCACCGAGTGGGCCGACTTCCGCAACGCCGACCCGGTCGCCCTCGGCGAGTTGGTCAACGGCCGCAAGGTGGTCGACGGGCGCAACTGTCTCGATTCGGCACTGTGGACCCAGGCCGGCTGGGAGTACCGGGGCATGGGCCGCCCCTGA